From Pseudoalteromonas sp. DL-6, one genomic window encodes:
- a CDS encoding peptidylprolyl isomerase, whose amino-acid sequence MKKFVITVLASALLGGCAQQSILPSAPVKSLTSSEIIASATDEQWRWVNPENILKLTLPTGAAYIELNPALAPKHSANIKKLARQGFYQGTHIYRFVEGFVAQGGDSTGKKLAKTEKSTVPAEFYLTTTEPLLITEMGEDGYAPITGFLNGFAVAQNETRDQTWQIHCHGVFAMARDNDINSASTEFFVTIGQGPRYLDKNITVFGRVLTGMAHFHQLARTPKGGSEFNPITDLQVLADVSSDSSRFKVMKTDSDAFKQLISARGSRSEGWFAYSHNYIDVCGMPVPTKQLND is encoded by the coding sequence ATGAAAAAATTTGTAATCACTGTTTTAGCATCGGCTTTGCTCGGCGGATGTGCTCAGCAAAGCATTTTGCCATCAGCGCCGGTTAAAAGCCTAACCAGTAGTGAGATTATTGCATCTGCAACGGATGAGCAATGGCGATGGGTTAACCCTGAGAATATTTTAAAACTAACGCTACCTACCGGTGCCGCTTATATTGAGCTCAATCCCGCGCTTGCGCCAAAACACAGTGCTAATATTAAAAAATTGGCACGACAGGGCTTTTATCAGGGTACTCATATTTATCGTTTTGTTGAGGGGTTTGTTGCTCAAGGTGGTGACAGCACGGGTAAAAAGCTAGCTAAAACCGAAAAGAGTACGGTACCTGCAGAGTTTTATTTAACCACCACAGAGCCACTTTTGATCACCGAGATGGGTGAGGATGGTTATGCACCAATAACCGGGTTTTTAAATGGTTTTGCGGTAGCGCAAAATGAAACACGTGATCAAACATGGCAAATTCATTGTCATGGTGTATTTGCAATGGCACGGGACAACGATATAAATAGTGCTAGCACCGAGTTTTTTGTCACCATAGGGCAAGGTCCGCGTTATTTAGATAAAAATATCACCGTATTTGGGCGAGTACTGACAGGTATGGCGCATTTTCATCAGCTAGCGCGCACACCTAAAGGTGGTAGCGAGTTTAACCCTATTACAGACTTACAAGTATTAGCCGACGTTAGCAGCGATAGCAGCCGATTTAAAGTAATGAAAACAGACTCAGATGCATTTAAACAGTTAATTTCAGCACGAGGTAGTCGTAGCGAGGGATGGTTTGCGTATAGCCATAATTACATTGATGTGTGTGGAATGCCTGTGCCAACTAAGCAACTTAACGATTAA
- a CDS encoding translocation/assembly module TamB domain-containing protein, with amino-acid sequence MSVFKKVTAALSTLIVAVLVTLFCVVFTAPGNQLIAYSANKLVDGLKIEIKNGRFLYNDAFNLRFERDGLLLNAQQLKLDLFWWHCDGMCIDNLSARSITLNLPASSSNSPDTPSEQLEQISLPFNIALKRLAVTEFVLNHPSANVVVNNLELAAKAQGADIQIKSVNIPSVLIALKEQPGANTASSTPITELPALPNIAFMSPLNIYLEQFNIVQFMVKQGEQENIINNIALQMKLIGSEINVASLSANYQQWQLNTALSAKLKDSLPINGDISLKGHGYDANMQIGGDLEKLNVDIKSNESFPFQLAATANLKQPNYPFSINGGVEQWIIETASKELKVTDVKLTAQGNANDYQLSLFGNSQLGAYPSVNFNSQINGSLSEANLKKLALKANDSQATIQANVDWQNGVSANFSGALSSLKAQYLTDTLTSDISGQFKGAFVSSSNSWQLSMDDTQLSGLLNDVPLNFVAQFNLNDELKATVNKFSLSSGTNRLTLTGEVDQQWQINGAIALQSNDDAKLPFIANGKADLSIRGERLTPAVDLALKLEQFIYDEININKLALKAQLDTANDWQTDISVTLDSARVMHHLINKVEIAGSGDKTDHQLSASIDADAGAAAFELNGKFANAIWQGELNNISISDKTLSFENTKDIAVTIDSKTGDFDVSAHCWQSSNSKLCIDRLNQTRELGQLNVKLTKLSLQELKHWLPDNVITRGDIAGDFAANWQAGSLKTLRANLNSSGLNAVLINEEDRFKLPIETLNISAFSDAKIGKIEANLESSVLGKVTTKVDIDDIQNKQTLNGNIQIDKILLSDIQPFLNTLEQLNGAIRGQVALAGTLKDPLLEGNLNIENINLVGEQLPVALKNSNINVVFNKSTATIKGDLNDPEGGQVKLTGNVDWQGEQPAVNMNLVGSEFFVRAQQGVVFKVSPELKISLADNALKLAGDVVVPYGRIEIEELPEGAVQVSDDEIILDQTTQSTKKAPFDYDIDLKVTVKNDVRVASFGLESKVVGDMDIKMSQDSPIIAIGELNLIEGTYLAFGQDLIIRTGQIGFSGAIDKPHLNIKAIRNPNNTADGVIAGVTLTGSVEQPNLKVFSEPGMDQAQALAYLLNGQPLGEGDSSTDAMLAQLLLSQGVSRSESLVSKVGESFGLSDVSLSSKGSGEQTKVEISGYLAPSLQVKYSVGVFESLSEVAVRYQLMSKLYIEITSGLYQNVDILYKFNWD; translated from the coding sequence ATGTCTGTATTTAAAAAAGTCACGGCAGCACTTAGCACCTTAATTGTTGCTGTATTAGTGACATTGTTTTGTGTTGTTTTTACAGCTCCAGGTAATCAGCTAATTGCTTATAGCGCCAATAAGTTAGTTGACGGCTTAAAAATTGAAATAAAAAATGGGCGTTTTTTATATAATGATGCGTTTAATTTGCGCTTTGAGCGTGACGGTTTATTACTTAATGCCCAGCAGCTTAAACTAGATTTATTTTGGTGGCACTGCGATGGTATGTGTATCGATAACTTAAGTGCTCGGTCTATAACACTAAATTTACCAGCATCGTCATCTAATTCCCCTGATACACCTAGCGAACAGCTGGAACAAATCAGTTTGCCATTTAATATTGCACTTAAGCGTTTAGCGGTCACTGAGTTTGTGTTAAATCATCCAAGTGCAAACGTAGTTGTTAATAATCTGGAGCTTGCTGCAAAAGCACAAGGTGCTGATATTCAAATTAAAAGCGTGAATATTCCGAGTGTTTTAATCGCCTTAAAAGAGCAACCTGGGGCAAATACAGCCAGTTCTACCCCAATTACTGAGCTGCCAGCATTACCTAATATCGCATTTATGTCGCCACTCAATATTTATCTAGAACAGTTTAATATTGTGCAGTTCATGGTAAAGCAGGGCGAACAGGAAAATATAATAAATAATATTGCGCTACAAATGAAGCTAATAGGTTCTGAGATTAACGTTGCTTCATTGTCTGCAAATTATCAGCAGTGGCAGCTTAATACAGCGCTTAGCGCAAAGCTTAAAGACAGCTTACCTATTAATGGTGATATCAGTCTAAAAGGGCATGGTTATGATGCCAATATGCAAATAGGCGGAGACTTAGAAAAGCTCAATGTTGATATAAAAAGCAATGAATCTTTTCCTTTTCAACTTGCAGCCACGGCTAATCTTAAACAACCAAATTATCCGTTCAGTATTAATGGCGGTGTAGAGCAGTGGATTATTGAAACAGCGAGTAAAGAGTTAAAGGTAACCGACGTAAAATTAACCGCGCAAGGCAATGCCAACGATTACCAATTATCGTTATTTGGTAATAGTCAGTTAGGTGCGTATCCAAGTGTGAATTTTAATAGTCAAATTAATGGCTCACTGAGCGAAGCAAACTTAAAAAAATTAGCCCTTAAAGCGAATGATAGTCAGGCTACTATCCAAGCGAATGTCGATTGGCAAAATGGGGTTAGTGCTAACTTTAGCGGTGCGCTATCGAGTTTAAAAGCACAATACCTTACTGACACACTTACAAGTGATATTTCAGGGCAGTTTAAAGGAGCATTTGTTTCCAGTTCAAATAGCTGGCAGTTAAGTATGGATGATACCCAATTAAGCGGGTTACTAAATGATGTACCGCTTAATTTTGTTGCTCAATTTAACTTAAATGATGAACTTAAAGCCACTGTAAATAAATTTAGCCTTAGTAGCGGTACAAACAGATTAACTTTAACAGGTGAAGTTGATCAGCAATGGCAGATTAATGGGGCAATTGCGCTGCAAAGTAATGATGATGCAAAGCTTCCATTTATTGCTAATGGTAAAGCTGATTTAAGTATAAGAGGCGAGCGGTTGACGCCTGCAGTTGATTTAGCGTTAAAGCTAGAACAGTTTATTTATGACGAAATTAATATTAATAAGTTGGCGTTAAAAGCACAGTTAGACACCGCTAATGATTGGCAAACAGATATTAGCGTTACTCTTGATTCAGCGCGTGTCATGCATCACTTAATTAATAAAGTGGAAATAGCCGGCAGTGGTGATAAAACCGATCATCAACTAAGTGCATCTATTGATGCTGATGCTGGGGCAGCTGCGTTTGAGCTTAATGGTAAATTTGCTAACGCGATATGGCAAGGTGAGCTCAATAATATTAGCATAAGCGATAAAACGCTTAGCTTTGAAAACACTAAAGATATAGCCGTAACAATAGATTCGAAAACGGGCGACTTTGATGTGAGTGCGCATTGTTGGCAATCAAGTAATAGTAAGTTATGTATTGATAGGTTAAATCAAACCCGCGAATTAGGTCAGCTTAACGTAAAACTGACCAAGCTTTCATTGCAAGAGCTAAAACATTGGTTACCAGATAATGTAATAACTCGTGGTGATATAGCTGGCGATTTTGCTGCTAATTGGCAAGCTGGCTCACTTAAAACTCTACGCGCTAATTTAAATTCATCAGGGCTTAACGCGGTTCTTATTAACGAAGAAGACCGATTTAAGCTACCTATTGAAACGCTAAATATAAGCGCTTTTTCTGATGCTAAGATTGGCAAAATAGAAGCTAATTTAGAATCGAGTGTTTTGGGTAAAGTAACAACCAAAGTTGATATCGATGATATTCAAAATAAGCAAACGCTTAACGGTAATATTCAAATTGATAAAATATTATTGTCGGATATACAGCCTTTTTTAAACACTCTCGAGCAGCTTAATGGCGCCATTCGTGGGCAAGTTGCCTTAGCTGGCACACTCAAAGATCCCTTGCTAGAGGGGAATTTAAATATTGAGAATATTAACTTAGTGGGTGAGCAACTGCCTGTTGCCCTTAAAAACTCCAATATTAATGTGGTGTTTAATAAATCTACCGCCACTATAAAAGGGGATTTAAATGATCCAGAAGGCGGACAGGTAAAATTAACCGGTAATGTTGATTGGCAAGGTGAGCAACCAGCTGTAAACATGAATTTAGTCGGTAGTGAGTTTTTTGTGAGGGCACAACAAGGCGTTGTTTTTAAAGTATCGCCTGAGTTAAAAATAAGTTTAGCCGACAACGCACTTAAGCTGGCAGGTGATGTTGTGGTGCCTTATGGGCGAATAGAAATTGAAGAGCTGCCAGAGGGGGCTGTACAGGTTAGTGATGATGAAATTATTCTAGATCAAACTACGCAAAGTACAAAAAAAGCGCCATTTGACTACGATATTGATTTAAAAGTAACAGTTAAAAATGATGTAAGAGTAGCCTCATTCGGACTTGAGTCTAAAGTAGTGGGTGATATGGATATAAAAATGAGCCAAGATTCACCCATTATTGCCATTGGTGAACTTAATTTAATTGAAGGAACTTACTTGGCATTTGGCCAAGACTTGATAATTAGAACCGGGCAAATTGGTTTTAGTGGCGCAATAGATAAACCTCATTTAAATATTAAAGCTATTCGTAACCCAAACAATACCGCTGACGGTGTGATTGCCGGTGTGACTTTAACTGGTAGTGTTGAGCAGCCAAATTTAAAAGTGTTTTCTGAGCCGGGTATGGACCAAGCGCAAGCCTTAGCGTATTTACTCAATGGTCAACCATTAGGAGAGGGCGACAGTTCAACCGATGCGATGTTAGCTCAATTATTACTTTCTCAAGGAGTGAGCAGAAGCGAAAGTTTAGTGTCTAAAGTGGGTGAATCGTTTGGTTTGTCAGATGTGAGCTTAAGCTCTAAAGGCAGTGGCGAGCAAACAAAAGTAGAAATATCAGGTTATCTTGCACCGAGTTTGCAGGTTAAATATAGCGTAGGGGTATTTGAGTCGCTTAGTGAAGTGGCGGTGCGTTATCAGCTTATGTCGAAGTTATATATAGAAATAACCAGTGGCTTGTATCAAAACGTCGACATACTGTATAAATTTAATTGGGATTAA
- a CDS encoding autotransporter assembly complex family protein, whose product MFNQFLKSVICFCLFVSFCAIAADNTIEDYEIKGISGELENNVALYLKPLVGEKSTRSLRRYAKTQVEDSLKALGYYSPSVTIEFNKDERELVATIERGSATRIEALNISVNGEAKHDPSILQVIESIGLKQGDILNHGVYSAAYKRIESVLLEHGYFDAKWPARKFEVSLKKHSAVITFTIESGVRYRFGDVLITNQSPAEKYIRSLAPFKISEHYKASKIADYNLDLSSTPYFTSVRVYADISARKNSQVPIKVDVLHKPANSYEIGGGFNTELGPKVRFKWSKPWITEQGHYLESNLNVAKKQQDISMAYTIPVNDPNDDLWRLSAGYKLEDELADDIYSEILTAQLQRQWLTEQKWIRTAFIRREQETYRIGDGVERTTEMLLPGISYARKQSKGGTTPYSGEQWSISAEFGLDSVLSSTNIVRVQLQHAWLHTYLNKHLVFLKANVGAMLVDDINNVPYSLRFYAGGDQSVRGFAYQSISPENDNGDRIGGKYLIATTAEYNYQFAKNWRAALFVDGGTATNDFSEQFEVGAGFGFRYLTPIGPIRVDHAWGLTKESKSTRLSITIGPEI is encoded by the coding sequence TTGTTCAATCAGTTTTTAAAATCCGTTATTTGTTTTTGCTTATTTGTGAGCTTTTGCGCGATTGCAGCTGACAATACAATTGAAGATTATGAAATAAAAGGAATTAGTGGAGAGTTAGAAAACAACGTTGCACTCTATTTAAAGCCCTTAGTGGGTGAAAAATCAACCCGCTCACTGCGTCGTTACGCTAAAACGCAAGTTGAAGATAGCTTAAAGGCATTAGGTTATTACAGCCCAAGTGTGACTATTGAATTTAATAAAGATGAGCGAGAGCTTGTTGCCACTATTGAGCGCGGCTCTGCAACTCGTATAGAGGCGCTTAATATTAGCGTTAACGGGGAAGCTAAACACGACCCGTCAATTCTGCAAGTAATTGAAAGCATAGGGTTAAAGCAAGGCGATATTTTAAATCATGGAGTATATAGCGCAGCCTATAAAAGAATTGAATCAGTTCTGTTAGAACATGGCTACTTTGATGCTAAATGGCCAGCACGAAAGTTTGAAGTGTCATTAAAAAAGCATAGCGCCGTTATTACCTTTACCATTGAAAGTGGTGTACGTTATCGCTTTGGCGATGTGTTAATTACCAATCAAAGCCCCGCAGAAAAATACATTCGCTCTTTAGCCCCATTTAAAATAAGTGAGCACTATAAAGCATCTAAGATTGCTGACTATAACCTAGATTTATCGAGTACTCCTTATTTTACTAGCGTGCGTGTTTACGCTGATATTTCAGCTAGAAAAAACAGCCAAGTACCAATTAAAGTGGACGTATTACATAAGCCTGCTAATAGCTATGAAATTGGTGGCGGGTTTAATACCGAGCTCGGTCCAAAGGTACGGTTTAAGTGGAGTAAACCATGGATCACGGAGCAGGGCCACTACTTAGAAAGTAATCTTAATGTTGCAAAAAAACAACAAGATATTTCTATGGCGTATACCATTCCGGTTAATGATCCTAATGATGATTTATGGCGCTTATCAGCAGGTTATAAACTTGAGGATGAATTAGCCGACGATATTTACAGTGAAATTTTAACTGCACAACTGCAAAGGCAATGGCTAACCGAACAAAAATGGATTAGAACTGCGTTTATCAGACGTGAGCAAGAAACCTATCGGATTGGCGACGGGGTAGAGCGCACCACAGAAATGTTATTACCAGGTATCAGTTATGCCCGAAAACAATCGAAGGGTGGCACCACCCCTTATTCGGGCGAGCAATGGTCTATATCGGCAGAGTTTGGGCTTGATAGTGTGCTATCTAGTACCAATATTGTTAGGGTTCAATTACAGCATGCATGGTTGCACACTTATCTTAATAAGCACCTTGTGTTTTTAAAAGCAAACGTAGGGGCCATGTTAGTTGACGACATTAACAATGTTCCATATTCATTAAGATTTTATGCTGGTGGCGATCAAAGTGTGCGTGGCTTTGCTTATCAATCGATCTCACCAGAAAATGACAATGGCGATCGCATCGGTGGTAAATATTTAATTGCGACGACGGCTGAATATAATTACCAATTTGCCAAAAACTGGCGAGCAGCGTTGTTCGTGGATGGAGGGACCGCAACGAATGATTTTTCTGAGCAATTTGAAGTTGGTGCAGGGTTTGGTTTTCGTTATTTAACGCCTATAGGGCCAATAAGAGTCGATCATGCATGGGGGCTCACTAAAGAAAGTAAAAGCACTCGTTTAAGTATTACCATAGGGCCTGAAATTTAA
- a CDS encoding ribonuclease E inhibitor RraB codes for MQFPDDDNGQLLAEISAAGVDLSKMQQIDFYILFEQQTDAEKFATEIVNDALVQTADVEKCKDTGVWEVITHVQMVPEHALLGQAEQYIESIANSFNGYGDGWGLDAEEA; via the coding sequence ATGCAATTTCCTGATGATGATAATGGCCAGCTTCTTGCTGAAATTTCCGCCGCTGGTGTAGATTTAAGTAAAATGCAACAAATTGATTTTTACATTTTATTTGAACAACAGACTGATGCCGAAAAATTTGCAACTGAGATTGTAAACGATGCATTAGTTCAAACTGCTGATGTTGAAAAATGTAAAGATACTGGCGTTTGGGAAGTAATTACCCATGTACAAATGGTTCCAGAGCATGCTTTGTTAGGCCAAGCAGAACAATACATTGAAAGTATAGCGAACAGTTTTAATGGCTATGGCGATGGTTGGGGATTAGACGCAGAAGAAGCATAA